The Planctellipticum variicoloris DNA window GCGTCGCCGTCTCCTGGCTCGGCGAGAACTCGCCCGACGGAAACAGGTCCGTGATCGCCGTCCCCTTCGTGCGGAACGCCACCCCCTGATGCTTCGGCGGCAGAAAACCGTTGGTCCAGTTGATCGTCCCCCCCGCCGGGAACCCGCGCGGATCGGGGAGCACCACGAACGCCGGCAGGTTCTCCGTTTCGCAGCCCAGACCGTACGAGATCCACGAACCGGCCACCGGAAACCCGTTCAGCCGGAAACCGGTATTGGCCTGAAACGTGGCCGGCGTGTGATTCGCCGAATCGGCCAGCATCGAACGGATCACCGTCAGTTCATCGGCGACGCCGGCGATGTGCGGAAACAGCTCCGAGACCCACAACCCGCTTTCACCCCGCTGCCGGAATTCCCAGTCGGCTTTCCGCAGCAGTCCAATCTGGCCGAAGAACGTCTCCGGCTTCTCGGACGAAGGCAATTCCCTGCCGTGGTATTTCTCCAGGGCCGGCTTATAGTCGAACGAGTCGAGATGGCTCAACCCGCCGCACAGGTAAATGTGAATCACCCGCCGGCAGCGCGGCGCCAGGTGCGGCGGCGGATCGGCCGCTTCCCCATCGGTCCCAGCCACGGCCCGCTGTTCGTCGGTCAGCAGCCCCGCCAGCGCCGTCGCGGCAAGGCCCCGCGATGACCAGGAAAGGAGGCTACGTCGGGAAAAAGCCGCGTCCTCAGTCCGCATACAGAAACTCCGAACTGTTGAAGACGGCACGGCAGAATGCGGCCAGTCCCTGCTGGTCTACGAAACCGAGTGCGGCGGCCGCTTCGTCGTCGGCGGGGCTCCGTCCATAGGCCGCCTGGTACGCTTGCGCGATCTGCCCCGGTGCATCGGGTTCGGTCTGCTGCAGGTGAGACGCCCAGCGTTCCGCCGTTCTCCGGACAAAGCTGTTGTTGAGCAGCGAAAGGGCCTGCAGTGGCGTCGTGGTCACCGACCGTCGCGGCGTGAGCGTTGAGGGATCGGGGCAGTCAAACGTATCGAGCAGCGGGTTGCGACCGCCGCGAGCCCACATTCGATAGACCGAACGCCGGCGAGCATCGGCCGTGTCGACGTCAATCGGATCGTAGAACTGCGTCCCCTTGAAAAAGTACGAGTTCACATCCAGAAACGGCGGCCCTCCGAGGGTATCGTTCAGCTCGCCGGCGAGGACCAGCATCGCATCCCGCACCGCTTCCGCCTCCAGCCGCCGGGGCGACATCCGCCAGACCCAGCGGTTGCCGGCATCGACCGCCACGGCATCGGCGCGCGGACGCGATTCCTGACGGTAAGCGTCCGACAGCACCATCCGCCGGTGCAGGGCCTTGATGTCCCAGCCCGACTCGACCAGCTCCGCGGCCAGCCAGTCGAGCAGCTCCGAATGCGTCGGCCGCGAACCGCTGAAGCCAAAGTCGTTCGGCGTATCGACCAGCCCTGCTCCGAAGTGGTATTGCCACAGCCGGTTCACGAAGACCCGCGCCGTCAGCGGATTGCGGGGATCGCTGATCCAGCGGGCCAGCTCCTGCCGCCGGCGGTATTCCAGCGCATCGGGCCGCAGCCCGAAGCTGGGATCGACGTTGCGCAGCGCCTGCAGCCCCGCCGGGACCACCTGCGGACCCGGCAGCGACACATCGCCCCGTCGCAGCACGTGCATCACGCCCGGCTGCGCCGTCTGCAGCGTATACATCTTGATCATGCCGGATTTCGTCAGTCCCGCGTGTTCCTCGCGCAGCGACCGCAGTCGGGTCTGATTCTCCCGTCGCGTCTGTTGGTCCTTTTCGCTCAGCAGCGGCAGCAGCTCAGCTTCGGTGACCGTCGTTCCGCCCGCATTGGCCAGGTCGGCGACTTCCTCGGGACTGAGCGCCCGGTTATAGATCCGCGCCAGCGCGACCGTCCCTTCCAGCAGACGATTGCCTCCCGGACCACCATGCCGCAGTCCGATCAAAGCCTGCCAGCCGCCGGCTTCGAAGCGCTGCGGTCCGTTGCTGCGATACGGGTTGCCGTAGCGAATCCCGTCCCGATAGCACGTGACGGTGCCGTCTGCCGCATAGACCATCGCGACATGAATGAACTTCTCGCGGGCCTGGCCGTCGCGGACGCCGCCGAACGACTGCGTCCGGACAAAGCCGTTGCTGCCCGCCATCCAGCGCCCGGATTCCTGCTCGCCGAAGACGATCGCGTCAAAGACATTCCCGTCGAGCGTCTGCACGCTCAGCACCCCGCCGCCGCGCTGGTCGATGTTCGCCAGCCGCACGCGGGCTTCGAGCGTCTTCTCGACGAGGGTTGTCCCCAGCGCCGGCGTCGACGCGTAGTCCTCGCCGCCGTACAGCGCGACCCCTTCGGGAGTCAGTTCCGCCTTGCCATGCAGCCGTGCTGGCGGCCCTCCCTGCTGTTCGCTGAGTCCCGCCGTGAAATCCCAGCTCGCCACCGGGGACGGAATGACCGCCGCCTCGCGGCCGGGATGGCGTTCCTGCCAGAGCCGGCGCAATTCGTCCGTCTGTGTCTTCAGCCCCGAAGAGAGCCACGCAATATCCTGCTGCCACGCTTCGAGCTGCTGGCGGACGGCCGGCGGCTGAATGTCCTTCTCGCCGTGATTGACTCCCGCCAGCGCCGCGGCAAGCTGGTAATACTCCTGCTGCGAGATCGGATCGAACTTGTGATCGTGGCAGCGGGCGCAGTTTACCGTCAGCCCGAGAAACGTCTGACCCACCGTGCCGACCAGGTCCTCCAGTTCGTCCTGCCGCATCTGCTGCCGCATCCGGTCGACAACCGGCAGCACGGTGTCGTGCGGCCCGGCGACGAGAAATCCGACGGCCCGCCACGAGTCGGGATTCTCGGAGTCCGCGACATCCGCCGCGAGCTGCCGACGTACAAACTCATCGTACGGCAGATTGGCGTTGAATGATTCGATCAGCCAGTCGCGATAGTGCCAGGCATCCGGCCGGGGGAGATCCCGTTCGAAGCCGTTGCTTTCGCCATAGCGGACAACATCCAGCCAGTGCCGCGCCCAGCGGTCCCCGTAGGCGGGCGACGCGAGCAGGCGATCCACCAGCCGGTCGTACGCATCGGGGGCAGGATCGTCAACAAACGCTCGAAGCTCGTCGGGCGACGGCGGCAGTCCGAGCAGATCGAACGACAGCCGCCGGATCAGCGTCGCGCGGTCCGCGGGTTGCGATGGAGCCAGTTCGTGCTCGGCGAGCTTCGCCCGAATGTACCGGTCGATCGGTTCCGCGGAGACGCCGTCGATGGTCGGTATGGCCGGTCGCATCACCGGCTGCAGCGACCACCAGTCGTAACCGGCCCGGTTCTCGCCGGAGTAGGCCAGCGGATCGAGCTTGTCGATCGACCAGGCAGCCCCGGCTTCGATCCAGCGTTTCAGCAATTCTTTTTCGGCGACCGGCAGCGGCGATTTGGGAGGCATGTCTCCAGCGTGAACCCGCTCCCAGAGAGCGCTCTTCGCCAGCGAACCGGGCTCCAGGGCCGATCCGCTTTCGCCTCCCTTCCGGGCCGCGGCCAGCGTCGACAGGTCGAGCTGTCCCTGCGGTTCATCGCCGGCATGGCAGGTCAAGCAGCGCGTCGCCAGGAGCGGGGCGACCTCGGTCGCAAAGTCCGGCGGCTCAGCGGCACGGACTGATCCTCCGCAGGCCGACCAGCCCACGAGGAAGCCCGCCAGCAGACAACTCGCCAGTCGCGTCAGAGGGAGTGCATTCATACATTGCAGGTTACTTATGCAACCCGCCAGCCGCAAGACGACCCTCAGAGCGCGTGCGGGGCGAGAGAGGTTGTGCGCGGCCCGACACTTCCGTTTTCCGTTCCGCCGCCCCGATCCGGGGCGGTTGCATGCGGAGGTCGCGTTGTCCCACGGGTCGCACTCCATCCGCCTTACGGCGGACTCCGTTTCACCCGTGGCTACAGCCCGGCGCCCCTGCGGGGCTCAAGAGGCGGAACTTCAGTCTCGACGTCGAATGCGCGGGCTCTTCGACCACCAATTGCCGACCGCATCCCACAGTCAGTTCTGCTTCTCTTCACTAACCACCAGCCACTTCTTCCCGCTACCACCGCGTCGAACCAGCCCGTTCCAGCGTAAAGACAATGCTGCCGTTGCGGAACACCGTGACCGTCCCGGTCGACTGGCTGACGGTGATCGCCATCGCCTGCGTGTGGTGGGTGATCGCCCCCGCCGTCTGATGCCGGGCGCCCAGTCCCGCCGGCAGTCCGCCGGGCGCGGATTTGGGCATCAGGTACGTGCCGGCGGACAGGACGGTTCCGTCTCCCTGGATGATGAAGGCGCCGTCGATCAGGGCGAACTCTTTGATCGTCTCCGCCAGGCTCGGATCGAGCACGTTGCGGAGCTGGCGGGAATAGCCGTGGAACGGGTTCAGGACAAGCTGCTGGGCGTGCCGCAGCACCTGCCGGGAGTCCCCGATCACAAACATCGCCCCCACCGGATGGGCTTCGCGGCCTTCGGAGGCCAGCTCGACGGCCAGCGACAGGATTCGCAGGATCACCGCCGGGCGAACGATATTGTTTCCGCGACGATTCTTTTCCGACAGCATCGCCCGGAAGTGCGTCTCGGGCTTGGTGATCGTAATGCTGTCGAGCTTGCGGCCGTCCGGACCGGTCACGCAGACGACGCTGAGTTTGTCCGTCAGCAGTCCGGCGGAAGCCGCCAGCAGCAGGCCCAGATTCGCGCGATCCATCCGGGATAGTGATGCGTGCGGGACCTCGAAGGCGTACGTGTCTTCGCGGGTGATCTCGAAGTCGTCGCTGTGCTCGGTGGTGATCAGCAGGACCCGGCCTTTCCAGTTGCCGAGCGTGTCCCACGGGACGTTTTCGAGCTTGTCGAGCGCGAGCAGCAGCGCCTGCGCCCCGACCTGCTCGACGAGCTGGAAGCCCTGCTTGATCATCGTCTGCGTCAGCCGGGGGACGCTCGACTGCCGGGCCGGCCGATGATCGGGGGTCAGGCCGGCCTTGTTCAGCAGCAGGGCGTCGATCGCCTTGGCGTCTTTGGCGTCGATGATTTGCTGGCGGAATTCCTGGGCCTTCAGCAGCTCGGCCAGCGCTGCCAGCACTTCCACGTGCGTCTGCAGCAGCTTTCGCCCCAGCACCAGCAGCACGATCAGCCGGACGCTCTGACCAGTGGGGACGCCATAGTCGATCCCCTGACGGCTGCGGCCGAGGACCACGCGGAAGTCGCCGTCCCAGTCGATGAAGGCGTGTGGCAGCGCAAAGTCATTTGCCACAAGTGTTTGCGCGACTGTCTCGCGTTCCTCGATGGCTTCGAGGACCTTCTCCGGGGCGATCCCTTCGTCTTCCCAGTTGGCGGCCTGAACGAGCGTACGAATGGCCGTCGGCCGGGTTTTGGCCGGAAGCTCGACGATCCGGATCGCGCTGACGAGGTCGCCCAGGTCCAAAGGACATCCTTGGCAAAATGGCCACCGCGCGGCCGGTTTTCCAGAGGTTTCACGGAGGACCAGAAGTTATAGGTTTCCCGCACCGGGAACGCAACATGCCTTTATCAAAGGTTTTCGAGAAATCTTGCACATCCCGGCCGACCGCCCCGGCCGGACCGTTTCCCAGAGCGAATGATCGGTTCGGACGTGCAGTTGTTGGGTTCCGCGGCCTGCGTCCTGGCCTACTGGCCGGAGGCCGGCCCGCCGAGCCGATCGAGAACATTGGCTGTGATCCGTTCGACGGCAGGATCCTTGCCGCGCAAACCGTGCGCCCAGTCGGTGGTCCCCGTCGTGACGACGGTGCCGCCGCGCGTGTACGTCCCGAGAATCGCCGCTCCCTGGCGGTCCTTGGGAAACCTGTCGTACCACAGAGCGTCGTCCGGATGCCAGCGGGCCGGGCAGCTTCCGAGAATCACGAACCCCTCGGGTGTCCCGTCGCGATGAGTCGGGACGGGAAGGCCGTCCTTGAGCGTAAACTCACAACCGTCGCATTCGTAACCGACGATGGTATCTTTACCTCCGAATTCGTCTCCGGTCTTCAGGTTCGTTCCTGCAAAGAGCCAGTGCTCGGGGTGATGGACCTGGAAGGCGGCCTTGCCGTCCATGTATTGACCGTGGCTGCGGTGGTAGCCGCCAAACAGGAAACCGACCCCCGTGAGCTGGTTCTCCGGGCGGTTCACCAGGTGATGGCTCCACGCGGTCGAGAGGAGTCGCTGATCTCCCGTGGCGAACACGGGATCCATGACCCAGCGCTGCTTCCAGGAGACCAGGGCCGTTCCGTTGTCTTCCGGCCGGACCTGCCAGCAGCAGGTGTTGCCGCTGAAGAACGCCACATTGCCGCCGGTCCCAATGAACGCTTCCAGCCGGTCGCGCATGCCGCTCGACCAATACTCGTCGTGGCCGACGCTCAGCACCAGCTTGTAGTCCTTGAGCAATTCGGGATGGAATTCCAGATCCTCGTTGGCGCAGTAGTCGAGCACGTAACCCCGGCTCTCCGCCCATGCCGCGAAGGGTTGTTCCCAGTTGCCAAACTGACTGGCGGGCGGGCGCAGGAACGAGACTC harbors:
- a CDS encoding DUF1553 domain-containing protein — translated: MNALPLTRLASCLLAGFLVGWSACGGSVRAAEPPDFATEVAPLLATRCLTCHAGDEPQGQLDLSTLAAARKGGESGSALEPGSLAKSALWERVHAGDMPPKSPLPVAEKELLKRWIEAGAAWSIDKLDPLAYSGENRAGYDWWSLQPVMRPAIPTIDGVSAEPIDRYIRAKLAEHELAPSQPADRATLIRRLSFDLLGLPPSPDELRAFVDDPAPDAYDRLVDRLLASPAYGDRWARHWLDVVRYGESNGFERDLPRPDAWHYRDWLIESFNANLPYDEFVRRQLAADVADSENPDSWRAVGFLVAGPHDTVLPVVDRMRQQMRQDELEDLVGTVGQTFLGLTVNCARCHDHKFDPISQQEYYQLAAALAGVNHGEKDIQPPAVRQQLEAWQQDIAWLSSGLKTQTDELRRLWQERHPGREAAVIPSPVASWDFTAGLSEQQGGPPARLHGKAELTPEGVALYGGEDYASTPALGTTLVEKTLEARVRLANIDQRGGGVLSVQTLDGNVFDAIVFGEQESGRWMAGSNGFVRTQSFGGVRDGQAREKFIHVAMVYAADGTVTCYRDGIRYGNPYRSNGPQRFEAGGWQALIGLRHGGPGGNRLLEGTVALARIYNRALSPEEVADLANAGGTTVTEAELLPLLSEKDQQTRRENQTRLRSLREEHAGLTKSGMIKMYTLQTAQPGVMHVLRRGDVSLPGPQVVPAGLQALRNVDPSFGLRPDALEYRRRQELARWISDPRNPLTARVFVNRLWQYHFGAGLVDTPNDFGFSGSRPTHSELLDWLAAELVESGWDIKALHRRMVLSDAYRQESRPRADAVAVDAGNRWVWRMSPRRLEAEAVRDAMLVLAGELNDTLGGPPFLDVNSYFFKGTQFYDPIDVDTADARRRSVYRMWARGGRNPLLDTFDCPDPSTLTPRRSVTTTPLQALSLLNNSFVRRTAERWASHLQQTEPDAPGQIAQAYQAAYGRSPADDEAAAALGFVDQQGLAAFCRAVFNSSEFLYAD
- a CDS encoding N,N-dimethylformamidase beta subunit family domain-containing protein, whose product is MLRLLSFTCLIALSSPLIAADVSDPRPLFLEGYAGAVSYAPGETVSLHVSTSAAKFGVEVMRLGAKAEVVHTVADVAGQESPIPENASSHGCNWPALVSFPIPDTWRSGYYQVTLKAADGGGKFVQRNRRSVESSCFFIVRPKVPAQQTKILFQLATNTYNAYNNWGGFSLYGFHGRANVQGHRVSFLRPPASQFGNWEQPFAAWAESRGYVLDYCANEDLEFHPELLKDYKLVLSVGHDEYWSSGMRDRLEAFIGTGGNVAFFSGNTCCWQVRPEDNGTALVSWKQRWVMDPVFATGDQRLLSTAWSHHLVNRPENQLTGVGFLFGGYHRSHGQYMDGKAAFQVHHPEHWLFAGTNLKTGDEFGGKDTIVGYECDGCEFTLKDGLPVPTHRDGTPEGFVILGSCPARWHPDDALWYDRFPKDRQGAAILGTYTRGGTVVTTGTTDWAHGLRGKDPAVERITANVLDRLGGPASGQ
- a CDS encoding diadenylate cyclase; translation: MDLGDLVSAIRIVELPAKTRPTAIRTLVQAANWEDEGIAPEKVLEAIEERETVAQTLVANDFALPHAFIDWDGDFRVVLGRSRQGIDYGVPTGQSVRLIVLLVLGRKLLQTHVEVLAALAELLKAQEFRQQIIDAKDAKAIDALLLNKAGLTPDHRPARQSSVPRLTQTMIKQGFQLVEQVGAQALLLALDKLENVPWDTLGNWKGRVLLITTEHSDDFEITREDTYAFEVPHASLSRMDRANLGLLLAASAGLLTDKLSVVCVTGPDGRKLDSITITKPETHFRAMLSEKNRRGNNIVRPAVILRILSLAVELASEGREAHPVGAMFVIGDSRQVLRHAQQLVLNPFHGYSRQLRNVLDPSLAETIKEFALIDGAFIIQGDGTVLSAGTYLMPKSAPGGLPAGLGARHQTAGAITHHTQAMAITVSQSTGTVTVFRNGSIVFTLERAGSTRW